TAAATGCCAGAGAACCGGCAATCTTAAACGCCATTTCCGATGAGTCCACGGGGTGCGACGAGCCGTCTACAAGCGTTACGCGCACGTCTACTACCGGGAAGCCCGCCAAGACGCCTTCTTCCAGAGTCTCGCGAATACCTTTTTCTACGGCGGGGATAAAGTTGCGTGGTACGGCACCGCCAAAGACTTTATCGACAAACTCGAAGCCTGTGCCGCTTGGCAGGGGCTCCATCTCAATCCAGACGTGACCGAACTGGCCTTTGCCGCCGGATTGCTTCTTGTGTTTACCTTCTACGCGTGTTGCGCCGCGAATGGTCTCGCGGTAAGGCACGCGCGGCGGCGTCAACACTACGTCTACGCCGAACTTCTTGGCAATGCGGCTGACAATAACATCAAGGTGCAGGTCACCCATACCCGAGATTATCGTCTGCCTAGTTTCTAGGTCGCGGCGGACAGAGAACGTGGGGTCTTCCTCCTGCAGGCGCGCCAAGGAGCTGCCAATCTTTTCTTCGTCGCCCTTCGCCTTTGGTTCGGCGGCTTGCGCGATGACCGGAGACGGGAAGGCAATGCGGTTATACTTAATGGGATTGTCGCGGTCACACAGCGTGTCGCCCGTGCTGGTAGCCGTAAGCTTAGCCACCGCCCCGATATCCCCCGCTACTAACTCCGGAGACGTCTCCTGCGTTTTGCCGCGTACGACAAACAGCTGCCCTACCCGCTCCTGCGCCTCCTTGCTGCTGTTAAACACCGTGGAGTCTGACTTAAAGGCGCCAGAGCATACGCGAAAGAGCGAGAGCTTGCCCACAAAGGGGTCAGCCATAGTCTTAAACACGACGGCCGAGAAAGGCGCGGTGCGGGCTGCCGGCCGCGACTCCTCCGCACCCGACTTCAGATTCGTGCCAACCGCAGCCGGCACGTCAGCAGGGGAAGGCAGATAATGCACGCATGCGTCAAGGAAGGACTTAACGCCGACGTTCTTCTGTGCAGAAGCGCAGAAGATGGGGGCTAGCTTGCCCGATGTAACCCCTAACTTTACTCCCTTAATGACCTCGTCGTCGGTAAGTTGCTCGCCCTCAAGGTACTTCATCAATAATTCATCATCTGTCTCGGCGATAGCCTCAATCAGGGCGGCGCGGTACTCAGTCACTTTGTCAGCTAACTCCGGCGGGATTGCCTTTTCCTCAACCTTGCGGCCGTTATCGCTGTAGTAGTAAGCCTTTTGCTTAAGCAAATCGACCACGCCGGCAAACTTCGCTTCTTGCCCGATAGGAATCTGCAGCGGAGCAGCCGAAGTGCCAAACGTCTGGCGAATCTCTTCTACAACGCGGTCAAAGTTTGCGTTTTCGCGGTCCATCTTGTTAATGAGAAATGCGCGAGCCATGTTCCTTTCCCCCGCGTAGTCCCATACCTTCTCGGTTCCCACTTCAACACCCGAAACCGCGCAGGCAAAGACAAGCGCGACGTCGGTGGCGCGCAGTGCGCCTTTGACTTCGCCAACAAAGTCAAAGTAGCCAGGCGTGTCGACAAAATTTACCTTGTGCCCTTGCCACACGCACGGCCCCAGAGAAGTGGCGATAGAGATTGAGCGCTTAACCTCCTCCGGGTCGTGGTCGGACACGGTGTTACCTTCGTCTACGCGCCCCATGCGGTCGATAGCTTGGCTGCTGTAGAGGGCTGCCTCTAAAAATGAGGTTTTCCCAGACCCACCATGCCCGACAAGACAGACGTTACGTAGTTCTTCTGTGGCGAATTGCTTCAAGCACTATTCCTCCTTATGTACGGGAGCGTGAGGCACAAAGCCCACGCACCTTAGTTGCCGCTGTAATTGGGGGCTTCTTTAGTAATGTTCACCGTGTGGGGGTGGCTCTCCTTTAATCCGGCGCCGGTAATGCGCACAAACTGTGTTTTTGTCTTAAGTTCTGCCACCGTGCGGCAGCCGCAAT
The sequence above is a segment of the Selenomonadales bacterium genome. Coding sequences within it:
- the fusA gene encoding elongation factor G — translated: MKQFATEELRNVCLVGHGGSGKTSFLEAALYSSQAIDRMGRVDEGNTVSDHDPEEVKRSISIATSLGPCVWQGHKVNFVDTPGYFDFVGEVKGALRATDVALVFACAVSGVEVGTEKVWDYAGERNMARAFLINKMDRENANFDRVVEEIRQTFGTSAAPLQIPIGQEAKFAGVVDLLKQKAYYYSDNGRKVEEKAIPPELADKVTEYRAALIEAIAETDDELLMKYLEGEQLTDDEVIKGVKLGVTSGKLAPIFCASAQKNVGVKSFLDACVHYLPSPADVPAAVGTNLKSGAEESRPAARTAPFSAVVFKTMADPFVGKLSLFRVCSGAFKSDSTVFNSSKEAQERVGQLFVVRGKTQETSPELVAGDIGAVAKLTATSTGDTLCDRDNPIKYNRIAFPSPVIAQAAEPKAKGDEEKIGSSLARLQEEDPTFSVRRDLETRQTIISGMGDLHLDVIVSRIAKKFGVDVVLTPPRVPYRETIRGATRVEGKHKKQSGGKGQFGHVWIEMEPLPSGTGFEFVDKVFGGAVPRNFIPAVEKGIRETLEEGVLAGFPVVDVRVTLVDGSSHPVDSSEMAFKIAGSLAFKKGFMACKPILLEPIINIEVTVPDDYMGDIIGDLNKKRGRIMGMEPHGGFQRVKAQAPYSEIFKYATDLRSMTQGRGSFTTEFSHYEEVPSNVADPIIQANAKKAEE